A genomic segment from Brevundimonas mediterranea encodes:
- a CDS encoding response regulator, with product MPIIETLSERPEPIAPSTLGCAVLARFEREPDTLVIPVVENGRPVGLVERTAFLQKIAGRFGHALYDNRPISFAMDAEPAVVEGDTRIDAFSDIMLRGGPAALLRGFIVTRNGRYHGVGTAATLLKAATDRQREYDARMADQTAILNDTRAQAIAAARAKSQFLAIMSHELRTPMNGVLAVAELLRRQPLNEAAQAHVQTIVDSSESLLRILQDAVDLSKAEAGELELNPVPTPLRAVMDDVQSLWEPRASQDGVTLMVGYEGDTELAAVIDGVRLKQVFNNLIGNALKFARNGMVEARLKAWVEGDQIRMQARVRDDGPGLDADRVDSVFEPFVHGSGPDGAGLGLSICRQVVDRMGGRIWAENNQGRGATFAFDLTARRAVVEVETPSNVSDLSELNLQSAPHILIVDDNATNRVVAQALCEMFGCSSELAEDGIEALQAVQENRYDLILMDIKMPRMDGVQATQAIRALNGPVSRIPIVALTANADPEDAKHYLSIGMAAVVEKPIKPERLRMAMNAALSTTQAAADDSGEGDGESAQAPKRRAARRA from the coding sequence ATGCCGATCATTGAGACCCTTTCAGAGCGGCCCGAGCCCATCGCCCCGTCCACGCTCGGCTGCGCGGTGCTTGCGCGTTTCGAGCGCGAACCCGACACCCTGGTCATCCCGGTTGTCGAGAATGGCCGTCCCGTGGGTCTGGTCGAACGCACCGCCTTCCTTCAGAAAATCGCCGGCCGCTTCGGCCACGCCCTTTACGACAACCGCCCCATCAGTTTCGCCATGGACGCCGAGCCTGCGGTCGTCGAAGGCGACACCCGGATCGACGCCTTCTCCGACATCATGTTGCGCGGCGGTCCCGCCGCCCTGCTGCGCGGCTTCATCGTCACCAGGAACGGCCGGTATCATGGGGTCGGCACAGCGGCGACCCTGCTCAAGGCCGCCACCGATCGCCAGCGTGAATACGACGCCCGGATGGCCGATCAGACCGCCATCCTCAACGACACCCGCGCCCAGGCCATCGCCGCCGCCCGCGCCAAGAGCCAGTTCCTGGCCATCATGAGCCATGAGCTGCGCACCCCTATGAACGGCGTTCTGGCCGTGGCTGAACTGCTGCGCCGCCAACCTCTGAACGAGGCGGCCCAGGCCCACGTCCAAACCATCGTCGATTCCTCCGAAAGCCTGCTGCGCATCCTTCAGGACGCGGTCGACCTGTCCAAGGCCGAGGCGGGCGAGCTTGAGCTGAACCCCGTCCCCACCCCGCTCCGCGCCGTCATGGACGACGTCCAGTCCCTGTGGGAGCCGCGCGCGTCCCAGGACGGCGTGACCCTGATGGTCGGTTACGAGGGCGACACCGAACTGGCGGCCGTCATCGACGGCGTGCGGCTGAAACAGGTGTTCAACAACCTGATCGGCAACGCCCTGAAATTCGCGCGCAACGGCATGGTCGAGGCCCGGCTCAAGGCCTGGGTCGAGGGCGACCAGATCCGCATGCAGGCCCGCGTCCGCGACGACGGCCCCGGCCTGGACGCAGACCGCGTCGATTCCGTCTTCGAACCCTTTGTTCACGGCTCGGGGCCTGACGGCGCCGGCCTGGGCCTGTCGATCTGCCGTCAGGTGGTCGACCGCATGGGCGGGCGCATCTGGGCCGAGAACAACCAGGGCCGCGGCGCCACCTTCGCCTTCGACCTGACCGCGCGCCGCGCCGTGGTCGAGGTCGAGACCCCGTCGAACGTGTCGGACCTGTCCGAGCTGAACCTCCAGTCCGCCCCGCACATCCTGATCGTCGACGACAATGCGACCAACCGCGTGGTGGCCCAGGCCCTGTGCGAAATGTTCGGCTGCAGCTCGGAACTGGCCGAAGACGGGATCGAGGCGCTTCAGGCCGTTCAGGAAAACCGCTACGACCTGATCCTGATGGATATCAAGATGCCGCGCATGGACGGCGTCCAGGCCACCCAGGCCATTCGCGCCCTGAACGGTCCGGTCAGCCGCATTCCCATCGTCGCCCTCACCGCCAACGCCGATCCGGAAGACGCCAAACACTATCTGTCCATCGGCATGGCCGCCGTGGTCGAGAAGCCGATCAAGCCCGAACGCTTGCGCATGGCGATGAACGCCGCCCTCTCGACGACCCAGGCCGCCGCCGATGACAGTGGCGAGGGCGATGGTGAGAGCGCCCAGGCTCCAAAGCGCCGCGCCGCCCGTCGCGCCTGA
- a CDS encoding SH3 domain-containing protein: protein MSSKFLKTGLATAAALAALVTAAPMAAQAQANGVTNCDAPGGRQRVGALIGAVVGGVVGSNLARNERTAGTVVGAGAGAAAGSYIGCNQQRTRAAAQANANTYRAGTNLRIRSGPGTGFRQAGSLSAGQQFTAVASQGDWIQIAGGGWVNANYVTR, encoded by the coding sequence ATGTCGAGCAAGTTTCTGAAGACGGGTCTGGCCACGGCTGCGGCGCTGGCCGCCTTGGTGACCGCCGCCCCCATGGCCGCCCAGGCCCAGGCCAATGGCGTGACCAACTGCGACGCCCCCGGCGGTCGTCAACGCGTGGGCGCCCTGATCGGCGCGGTCGTTGGCGGCGTGGTCGGCTCGAACCTGGCGCGCAACGAGCGCACGGCCGGGACCGTGGTCGGCGCCGGCGCCGGCGCGGCGGCCGGCTCCTATATCGGCTGCAACCAGCAGCGCACCCGCGCGGCGGCCCAGGCCAACGCCAACACCTATCGCGCCGGCACGAACCTGCGCATCCGCAGCGGCCCCGGCACCGGCTTCCGCCAGGCGGGCAGCCTGTCGGCCGGCCAACAGTTCACGGCCGTCGCCTCGCAAGGCGACTGGATCCAGATCGCCGGCGGCGGTTGGGTCAATGCGAATTACGTGACCCGCTAA
- a CDS encoding 6-pyruvoyl trahydropterin synthase family protein encodes MPVFEITKQATFDAAHHFPNEPEGSIYRRVHGHSFTVEATIRSETLDAEHNWVADLGALDRALKAAAEQLDHGMLNEHEGLELPSLENLCLWFAKTLKPAWPGLCRVQVARPTINERCVLSL; translated from the coding sequence ATGCCCGTTTTCGAAATCACCAAACAGGCGACCTTCGACGCCGCCCACCATTTCCCCAACGAACCCGAGGGCAGCATCTATCGCCGCGTCCACGGCCATTCCTTCACGGTCGAGGCCACGATCCGCTCCGAGACTCTGGACGCCGAACACAACTGGGTCGCCGACCTGGGGGCGTTGGACCGGGCGCTGAAGGCGGCGGCGGAACAGCTGGACCACGGCATGCTGAACGAGCACGAGGGGCTGGAACTGCCCAGCCTGGAGAACCTGTGCCTGTGGTTCGCCAAGACCCTGAAGCCGGCCTGGCCTGGCCTGTGCCGGGTGCAGGTGGCGCGGCCGACGATCAACGAGCGGTGCGTGCTGAGCCTATAG
- the queE gene encoding 7-carboxy-7-deazaguanine synthase, with the protein MTYSAKEVFLTVQGEGGQAGRPAVFLRFAGCNLWSGREQDRASAVCSFCDTDFVGTDGDGGGKFATADLLADHVAAMWRGRAGDPKLVVCTGGEPLLQLDPPLIAALHARDFEIAIESNGTLAAPDGIDWICVSPKADADLIQVKGQELKLVYPQAKALPDRFEHLAFERFWLQPMDGPDQAENTAAAIEYCLTHPQWRLSVQTHKYIGVR; encoded by the coding sequence GTGACCTATTCAGCCAAGGAAGTCTTTCTGACGGTGCAGGGCGAGGGCGGACAGGCGGGCCGGCCGGCCGTCTTCCTGCGCTTCGCCGGCTGCAATCTGTGGAGCGGGCGCGAGCAGGATCGGGCGAGCGCCGTCTGCAGCTTCTGTGACACGGATTTCGTCGGGACGGACGGCGACGGGGGCGGCAAGTTCGCCACGGCGGACCTGCTGGCCGACCATGTCGCGGCGATGTGGCGGGGGCGGGCGGGGGACCCGAAACTGGTGGTTTGCACCGGCGGCGAGCCCCTGTTGCAGCTGGACCCGCCGCTGATCGCGGCCCTGCACGCGCGGGACTTTGAGATCGCCATCGAGAGCAACGGCACCCTGGCGGCGCCGGACGGGATCGACTGGATCTGCGTCAGTCCCAAGGCGGACGCCGATCTGATCCAGGTCAAGGGCCAGGAGCTGAAGCTGGTCTATCCGCAGGCCAAGGCCCTGCCGGACCGGTTCGAACACCTCGCGTTCGAGCGGTTCTGGCTGCAGCCCATGGACGGCCCCGACCAGGCGGAGAACACCGCCGCCGCCATCGAATACTGCCTGACCCATCCCCAGTGGCGCCTGAGCGTCCAGACCCACAAGTATATCGGCGTCCGCTAA
- a CDS encoding PaaI family thioesterase, translated as MQDSFVDTILPQLATGSAHTSALGFVFDGLHEGDPRIRVPWRPDLVGDPGTGVLAGGLVTTLLDHIGGLAVWTAMAEFQPIATLDLRVDYMRAAHPRVDLLAQGKCYRLTPTIAFVRAWAFEEDPSDPVAAAQSAYVLNRARPHREKTAASREATA; from the coding sequence ATGCAAGACAGTTTCGTCGACACCATCCTGCCCCAGCTGGCGACGGGGTCCGCCCACACCAGTGCGCTGGGCTTCGTCTTCGACGGCCTGCACGAGGGCGATCCCCGCATTCGCGTGCCCTGGCGGCCCGATCTGGTCGGCGATCCCGGCACCGGCGTCCTGGCCGGCGGCCTCGTCACCACCCTGCTGGACCACATCGGCGGCCTGGCGGTCTGGACGGCCATGGCCGAGTTTCAGCCCATCGCCACCCTGGATCTGCGGGTGGACTATATGCGCGCCGCCCATCCGCGCGTGGACCTGCTGGCCCAGGGGAAATGCTACCGGCTGACGCCGACCATCGCCTTCGTCCGGGCCTGGGCCTTCGAAGAAGACCCATCCGACCCGGTCGCGGCGGCCCAGTCCGCCTATGTGCTGAACCGCGCCCGCCCGCACCGGGAAAAGACGGCCGCCAGCCGTGAGGCCACGGCATGA
- a CDS encoding ligase-associated DNA damage response exonuclease has product MIRPEDLLHPTPAGLYCPPGDFYVDPVRPVDRAVITHGHSDHARAGHGVVLATRQTLAIMAERYGAEFAGQMRAVEYGEAAAVNGVDLRLVPAGHVLGSAQVEARWKGLTMVVSGDYKRRRDPTCPAFEPTPCHVFISEATFGLPVFRHPPTEEEIGRLVRSLGQFPERAHLVGAYALGKAQRIIMSLREAGWERPIYVHGAMERLNALYEREGIDLGPVLPARGLGKGALGGEVVIAPPSAIQDRWARSFADPVTAFASGWMGVRARARQRGVELPLVVSDHADWGELVATFEELKPDEIWITHGREEGLLRWAELNGQKARALRLVGYDEEDEEALEVRPD; this is encoded by the coding sequence ATGATCCGCCCCGAAGACCTGCTGCACCCCACGCCCGCCGGCCTGTATTGCCCGCCGGGTGACTTCTACGTCGATCCGGTGCGGCCGGTGGATCGGGCGGTGATCACCCACGGCCATTCGGATCATGCGCGGGCCGGGCACGGCGTGGTGCTGGCGACACGCCAGACCCTGGCCATCATGGCCGAACGCTATGGCGCCGAGTTCGCGGGGCAGATGCGGGCTGTGGAGTATGGCGAGGCCGCCGCCGTCAACGGCGTGGACCTGCGGCTGGTCCCGGCCGGCCATGTGCTGGGCTCGGCCCAGGTCGAGGCGAGGTGGAAGGGCCTGACCATGGTGGTGTCGGGCGACTACAAGCGCCGGCGCGACCCGACCTGCCCGGCGTTCGAGCCCACGCCCTGTCACGTCTTCATCTCGGAGGCGACCTTCGGCCTGCCGGTGTTCCGCCATCCGCCGACCGAGGAGGAGATCGGACGGCTGGTCCGGTCGCTGGGTCAGTTCCCGGAACGCGCCCATCTGGTCGGCGCCTACGCCCTGGGCAAGGCGCAGCGGATCATCATGAGCCTGCGCGAGGCGGGGTGGGAGCGGCCGATCTATGTCCACGGGGCGATGGAGCGGCTGAACGCCCTGTATGAACGCGAGGGGATCGACCTGGGGCCGGTCCTGCCGGCGCGGGGTCTGGGCAAGGGCGCCTTGGGCGGCGAGGTGGTGATCGCGCCGCCGTCGGCGATCCAGGATCGGTGGGCCCGCAGTTTCGCCGATCCGGTGACGGCCTTTGCGTCCGGCTGGATGGGGGTGCGGGCGCGGGCGCGTCAGAGGGGCGTGGAACTGCCGCTGGTGGTGTCGGATCACGCCGACTGGGGCGAACTGGTCGCCACCTTCGAAGAGCTGAAGCCCGACGAGATCTGGATCACCCACGGCCGCGAGGAGGGGCTGCTTCGATGGGCCGAGCTGAACGGCCAGAAGGCGCGGGCGTTGCGCCTCGTGGGCTACGACGAGGAGGATGAGGAGGCGCTGGAGGTCCGGCCAGACTGA
- a CDS encoding S24 family peptidase encodes MPLSHAKLWKAVDALARREGLSPSGLARRAGLDATSFNPSKRFGAGDPPRPRWPSTESMTLMLQATGVSLAEFAALADDAPPTSTTVPLLGLARAGLDGFFDDAGLPVGDGWDQTELPRVNATTFSLRISGDSMAPLYREGDRVIVDRGDPAVRRGDRVVARLTSGEVVAKELTGLTARAATLSSINPDYPPRIVPRREIEWMARILWVSQ; translated from the coding sequence ATGCCCCTGTCGCACGCGAAACTCTGGAAGGCCGTGGACGCCCTGGCGCGGCGCGAGGGGTTGTCGCCGTCGGGGCTGGCCCGGCGGGCGGGGCTGGATGCGACCAGTTTCAATCCGTCCAAACGGTTCGGCGCCGGCGATCCGCCCCGTCCCCGCTGGCCCTCGACCGAGAGCATGACCCTGATGCTTCAGGCGACCGGCGTCTCCCTGGCCGAGTTCGCGGCCCTGGCCGACGACGCGCCGCCGACGTCCACGACCGTGCCCCTGCTGGGCCTGGCCCGCGCCGGCCTGGACGGTTTCTTCGACGACGCCGGCCTGCCGGTCGGCGACGGCTGGGATCAGACCGAACTGCCCCGGGTCAACGCCACCACCTTCAGCCTGCGGATCAGCGGGGATTCGATGGCGCCCCTGTATCGCGAGGGCGACCGTGTCATCGTCGACCGCGGCGACCCCGCCGTGCGGCGCGGCGACCGGGTCGTGGCGCGCCTGACCTCGGGCGAGGTGGTGGCCAAGGAGCTGACCGGCCTGACCGCCCGCGCCGCCACCCTGTCCTCGATCAACCCCGACTATCCGCCCCGGATCGTGCCCCGGCGCGAGATCGAATGGATGGCCCGCATCCTGTGGGTCAGCCAATAG
- the queC gene encoding 7-cyano-7-deazaguanine synthase QueC, which produces MSVILEKSPTSALVLFSGGQDSATCLAWALERFERVETVGFDYGQRHRVEMEARQAVRAGMGAALPQYADRLGDDHVVDLTGYGRIAESALTADRKIEMDARGLPTTFVPGRNLIFLVAAAALADRRGLEVLVGGMCETDYSGYPDCRHETMEAMARALSLGLDKPVVIDTPLMWLTKGQTWALAERIGGEALVELIIEDSHTCYQGDRTHRHAWGYGCGECPACELRAAGYEDWVASQGVET; this is translated from the coding sequence ATGAGCGTCATCCTGGAAAAGTCTCCGACATCGGCCCTGGTCCTGTTCTCCGGCGGGCAGGACAGCGCGACCTGCCTGGCCTGGGCGCTGGAGCGGTTCGAGCGGGTGGAGACGGTCGGCTTCGACTATGGCCAGCGCCATCGGGTCGAGATGGAGGCGCGCCAGGCGGTGCGCGCCGGCATGGGGGCGGCCCTGCCGCAGTACGCCGACCGGCTGGGCGACGACCATGTGGTGGATCTGACCGGCTATGGCCGGATCGCCGAGAGCGCCCTGACCGCCGACCGCAAGATCGAGATGGACGCGCGCGGCCTGCCGACGACCTTCGTGCCGGGGCGCAATCTGATCTTCCTGGTGGCTGCTGCGGCCCTGGCGGATCGGCGCGGGCTGGAGGTGCTGGTCGGCGGCATGTGCGAGACGGACTATTCCGGCTATCCCGACTGTCGCCACGAGACGATGGAGGCCATGGCGCGCGCCCTGTCTCTGGGGCTGGACAAGCCGGTGGTGATCGACACCCCGCTGATGTGGCTGACCAAGGGGCAGACCTGGGCGCTGGCCGAGCGGATCGGCGGCGAGGCTCTGGTCGAACTGATCATCGAGGACAGCCATACCTGCTATCAGGGCGACCGGACGCATCGGCACGCCTGGGGCTATGGCTGCGGCGAATGCCCGGCCTGCGAACTGCGCGCGGCGGGGTATGAAGACTGGGTCGCGTCCCAGGGCGTCGAGACGTGA
- a CDS encoding M48 family metallopeptidase has product MDGRFYDGESARSLPVVVSVDAEAVILSVDGQERRWPAKGLSVAFEANEARLSHSAELDARLVVSRSDWTLAGGLLAKQTARRDRSRERRLAVALAVVAAAVTGFVFIGIPALSGPLARATPVEYERNMGRNFDLQMSALFPSCEGEAGQAALQTMTDRLASNADTVFDIRIRAVQAPMINAFALPGGSIVVTDDLIRAADTPDEVAAVVAHEIAHVEKRHVMQAVWRSLGLGLILDAVVGGGSGAGQQAVILAGQATDLSYGRAAEHEADERGRALLHDAGFSSKGMAAFFDRLSKMEDQKLAEAAEFAATHPASGRRAREAREAERPGAPALSAEDWRKVKSACKAEDPTLRVIRRNLGL; this is encoded by the coding sequence ATGGACGGCCGCTTCTACGACGGCGAGAGTGCCCGATCTCTTCCGGTCGTCGTCTCCGTGGACGCGGAGGCCGTCATCCTGTCGGTCGACGGCCAGGAGCGCCGCTGGCCGGCCAAGGGCCTGTCGGTGGCGTTCGAGGCGAACGAGGCCCGCCTGTCGCACAGCGCCGAGCTGGACGCCCGGCTGGTCGTGTCCCGATCCGACTGGACCCTGGCGGGCGGTCTGCTGGCCAAACAGACCGCCCGCCGCGACCGCTCGCGCGAGCGACGCCTGGCCGTGGCCCTCGCCGTCGTGGCGGCGGCCGTGACCGGCTTCGTCTTCATCGGCATACCGGCCCTGTCGGGTCCGCTCGCCCGGGCGACGCCGGTCGAATACGAGCGCAACATGGGTCGAAACTTCGACCTGCAGATGAGCGCCCTCTTCCCCAGCTGCGAGGGCGAGGCGGGCCAGGCCGCCCTCCAGACCATGACCGACCGGCTGGCCTCCAACGCGGACACCGTGTTCGACATCCGCATCCGCGCCGTCCAGGCGCCGATGATCAACGCCTTCGCCCTGCCCGGCGGCTCCATAGTCGTCACCGACGACCTGATCCGCGCGGCCGACACCCCCGACGAGGTCGCGGCCGTGGTCGCCCACGAGATCGCCCATGTCGAGAAGCGACACGTCATGCAGGCGGTGTGGCGCAGCCTGGGACTGGGCCTGATCCTCGACGCCGTGGTCGGCGGCGGCTCCGGCGCGGGCCAGCAGGCGGTGATCCTGGCCGGTCAGGCGACCGACCTCAGCTACGGCCGCGCGGCCGAACACGAAGCCGACGAACGGGGCCGCGCGCTCCTGCACGACGCCGGTTTCAGTTCAAAGGGCATGGCCGCCTTCTTCGACCGACTGTCGAAGATGGAGGATCAGAAGCTGGCCGAGGCGGCCGAGTTCGCCGCCACCCACCCCGCCTCCGGCCGTCGCGCCCGCGAGGCGCGCGAGGCGGAACGCCCCGGCGCCCCCGCCCTGTCCGCCGAGGACTGGCGTAAGGTCAAATCGGCCTGCAAGGCGGAAGACCCGACGCTTCGCGTGATCCGCCGCAATCTGGGCCTATAG
- a CDS encoding PaaI family thioesterase: MSDLLERIPYARFLNLQTLVSGDEITVILPFADRLIGNPMLPALHGGSTAALLEMTAMAQVALAFPSPRLPRPINVTVAYLRTGRPVDVFARASISRAGRRVAHVQAEAWQEARSQPIASLTAHFLLDNP; this comes from the coding sequence ATGAGCGACCTTCTCGAACGCATCCCCTACGCCCGCTTCCTGAACCTTCAGACCCTGGTCAGCGGCGACGAGATCACCGTCATCCTGCCCTTCGCCGACCGGCTGATCGGCAATCCCATGCTTCCGGCCCTGCACGGTGGTTCGACGGCGGCCCTGCTGGAGATGACGGCCATGGCCCAGGTCGCCCTGGCCTTCCCCAGCCCGCGCCTGCCCCGCCCGATCAATGTCACCGTCGCCTATCTGCGCACCGGCCGCCCGGTCGACGTCTTCGCCCGCGCCAGCATCAGCCGCGCCGGCCGCCGCGTCGCCCATGTCCAGGCCGAGGCCTGGCAGGAAGCCCGCAGCCAGCCCATCGCCTCCCTGACCGCCCATTTCCTGCTGGACAATCCCTAA
- a CDS encoding YjgN family protein, with product MTDITEDAPTLARPLHDALGPISDPDEGAETLVFSTTLQPSKFLGLSLKNGLLNIVTLTLWRFWGKTEVRRRVWSGVRLNDEAFEYTGRGVELFVGFLLALVVLGAPLLLVVFAGQFLHPALFGLMLMPLYLFIYWLWGFGVFSAFRYMASRTTWRGIRFRLTGSAAIYGVNFLGYLLLSSITLGWFWPTAERKLSESLWDGLRFGDRRLAFRIGRAEKKGVYGAYAIGWFGTAVSYILLVVVVSGVAFAHLQAEPAPTPDTPVPPDVVVLLGVYAAMAVLAPIFLLVWAPYKAAMLRSVAHGVTMDSAGFVLNVKALPLWWLTVSNMFLIIVTLGFLMPWAQARTARFLVQRLKSAGKAKVGLAHQTGRGPGSGEGLADAFGFSAI from the coding sequence TTGACCGACATCACCGAAGACGCGCCGACTCTGGCGCGTCCGCTTCATGACGCCTTGGGTCCAATTTCCGACCCGGACGAAGGCGCCGAGACCCTGGTCTTCTCCACCACGCTCCAGCCGTCGAAATTCCTGGGCCTCAGCCTGAAGAACGGCCTGCTGAACATCGTGACCCTGACCCTCTGGCGGTTCTGGGGCAAGACCGAGGTGCGTCGCCGCGTCTGGAGCGGCGTCCGGCTGAACGACGAGGCCTTCGAATACACCGGTCGCGGGGTCGAACTGTTCGTCGGCTTCCTGCTGGCCCTGGTCGTCCTGGGCGCGCCCTTGTTGCTGGTGGTCTTCGCCGGACAGTTCCTTCACCCAGCCCTATTTGGGCTGATGCTCATGCCCCTCTATCTGTTCATCTACTGGCTCTGGGGCTTCGGCGTCTTCAGCGCCTTCCGCTATATGGCCAGCCGCACCACCTGGCGCGGCATCCGATTCCGGCTCACGGGGTCCGCCGCCATCTACGGCGTCAACTTCCTTGGCTATCTGCTGCTTTCCAGCATCACCCTGGGCTGGTTCTGGCCGACCGCCGAGCGCAAGCTGTCGGAATCCCTTTGGGACGGACTGCGCTTCGGCGACCGCCGCCTGGCCTTCCGCATTGGTCGCGCCGAAAAGAAGGGCGTCTACGGCGCCTACGCCATCGGCTGGTTCGGCACGGCAGTGAGCTATATCCTGTTGGTTGTCGTCGTAAGCGGAGTGGCGTTCGCCCATCTCCAGGCTGAACCCGCTCCGACGCCCGATACGCCCGTACCGCCCGATGTTGTGGTCTTGCTCGGCGTCTATGCCGCCATGGCGGTTCTGGCGCCGATCTTCCTGCTGGTCTGGGCGCCCTACAAAGCCGCCATGCTGCGTTCGGTCGCCCATGGCGTGACGATGGACAGCGCCGGCTTCGTGCTGAACGTGAAGGCTCTGCCCCTGTGGTGGCTGACGGTCAGCAACATGTTCCTGATAATCGTCACCCTGGGCTTCCTCATGCCCTGGGCCCAGGCCCGGACGGCGCGCTTCCTGGTCCAGCGGCTGAAGTCGGCCGGCAAGGCCAAGGTCGGGCTGGCGCACCAGACCGGCCGCGGCCCCGGCTCGGGCGAAGGCCTGGCCGACGCCTTCGGCTTCTCGGCCATCTGA